GTACTAGAGAAAATGTTGGCGATTCAACCACTAGCATTTGAGTCATTAAATGATAAAGATGAGGTACAAGGTTGGTGCAATCGAATGAGCGAACAGCTAATGATCGACACCAAAACAGGCATGCGTTATGAGTTTGGTATCACTGAAGACGTTGAACGTAGTCTGTTTTTGCCTAAAGTTGATGTTTATGTACACGGTATTTCTACTGAGTATGTCTTTAATTACGAGTTCTTTGAATCAGCTTCATATAAGTCGATTGCAAACTTAGCAGCAAGTTTGGCTGGATTGATTGAAGATGGTGCATATATCCAGCGTGGTGAGCGTCAGCAGCCAATCAGCAAGTTCTCAACAGCACTTGAATGGTTGATGAAAGAAGCGAAGCGTGGCCTCTACATCCAGCGATATAAAGGACTAGGTGAGATGAACCCAGAGCAGCTATGGGAAACCACAATGGACCCTGAGAGCCGCCGTATGATGCAAGTGAATATCGAAGATGCCATAGGTGCAGATCAGATATTTACCACGCTAATGGGTGATGAAGTAGAGCCTCGTAGAGACTTTATTCAGACCAATGCACTAGAAGTAACGAACTTGGATGTTTAGTACCGAGTTGTGTCGGTTAACACATTGTTGCTTTTCACTTTGGATGAAATAAAATCTCACTAACGTGAAATCCCGTCTCATCTAAAATGAAATATCTGTGGATACGTTATAGTTATCCATAAAAAAGGCCCTTTAAGGGCCTTTTTTCGTTATAACATGCTAGTCTGCTGTTGGCACATTATAGCCGTTCCAGCGTCACTCCCGCCTTTAGGGTAATACAATGATACTGATTTATCATCCATGTGTTGGAGCGCTTCTAAACCGCAACTCTTCCCTACCCAATATTATATCCCGTGAAGCCCTGCCCATAACTTAAGATGTTTTAGAACTATAATCTACAATCTTCACCACCAATTACTCTTAGGGATAACGTTTTATGAAGGGAACTGTAAGACAGAAAAAAATAACGCTAATGGCTTCTCTATTATTAAGCTCCGCGGCTTTCCAGATCGAAAACGCCTTTGCTGCCCCGATATTAGATCAGAGTTTTGATGCTTCAGGAGGCGGATTTTCTCAGGCTGTATATAGTGGGCAGAGTCTTGCGCAAACATTTACAGTCGGAATAGATGGGTACCTCGATACTGTTGGCTTAATGTTGAATAGACAATCCGGCACTACCTCTGGTGACTTTACGCTCAATGTTTTTTCAACCACAGCAGGCGCGCCTGATGAGTCGGGCACTCTATTCTTTAGCCAGACCTATTCTGTTTTTGACTTGCCTGGTACAGGACCGTTTCTTCATAGCTTTACTGATTTCGATACCTCTAGCGCGAATATTGCTGTCTCTGCGGGTGATATTCTTGCTATTTCTGTAACTCATCAGGGGGGTAATGACAATTGGCTAACGTGGGATGCAGGCTCAGGCGGCTATTCTGAAGGCGCTGGCTTCAATCGTAACGGTTTAACGAACAACCTTTGGGCAAGTGACATCCAAAATGAAGTTGATAGAGGGTTTAGAACGTTTGTCGATACTACTCGTGTAGTGGCTGTTTCAGAGGTGCCAGAGCCAAACGCTCTGTCATTGTTTGGACTATCGTTGGTTGGTCTTTATTGCTATAGACGTAGGAATCGCTCTACAGTGAAAGGGTAATAAACTCAAAGTTTCAGCAGGTGTCATAAGGGTACAACGTATGACACCTGCTGATTAACGATCTTATCTATACTAAAGTTTCAGTATCATCTTCATTTCTTTCTCTGTCACCTAGTACATCAGCAAGGTTTCTGCGTGATAATTCACCTTTTAGATTACCGTCTTTATCGATCACCGGTAGAGAGTACTCTGCTTCAAGTGTCTCGGGTATAACGGTTTCGAGTATGGCTTCTTCAGGAATTGCGGTTAACTCTTCCAGGAACTCTTCTCCCAATTTTTGGTCGATGTTGTCACTATAGGCCTCTTCTAAAGTTTCTTGTGTTACGACACCTTGGTATCCATCGTCATTAACGTAGTAGCCATAATCACCCTTGAGCACTTTCATCTGCTCTAAGGCCTCGCCAATGGTATCGGCTGTTATTCGTCTTGAAGGTGGTTTCATGACGTTTTCTACCGTTAGCGCTCTGGCACGATTAACATCTTTTACAAATGCTTCTACATAGTCATTTGCAGGGTTAAGAAGAATTTCATCGGGGGTGCCTTGTTGAACCATTTCACCATCTTTCAATATGGCAATACGGTCGCCTATCCTGAGTGCTTCATCTAGGTCGTGAGTAATAAAGATAATAGTTTTATGCAGCTTCTCTTGCAGTTCTATTAGCTGATCTTGCATTTCGCTACGAATTAAAGGGTCTAGTGCTGAGAAGGCTTCGTCCATTAGCAAAATTTCAGCATTGGTGCAGAGTGCTCGCGCTAAACCGACCCGTTGTTGTTGGCCTCCTGAGAGCTGTGCAGGATACTGGGCTTCGTAACCGGCTAATCCAACGGTCTCAAGCCACTCGTTAGCCTTAGCCACTCTCTCGCGCTTATTAACGCCTTGAATAGACAGACCGTAACTCACATTCTCTAAAACGGTTCGATGTGGCATTAGACCAAAGCGTTGAAACACCATCGACATTTTGTGTCGCCGGAACTTTTCAAGCTCTTTGGGTGATAACTTCATGACATCAATATCTTCAAACTTTATGATGCCTTCAGTAGGGTCAATAAGGCGATTAAAGTGTCGTATAAGTGTTGATTTACCAGAGCCTGAAAGCCCCATAATGACGAATATTTCGCCTTTGTTGATGGTCATGTTGATATCTTTGAGACCCAGGGTATGACCTGTTTCGGCCAATATTTGATCTTTAGATTTTCCTTCATGAACCATTGGCATAACTGATTCGGGATGTTTACCAAATACTTTATATAAGCCTTCTATTTGAATAAGTGGTTTAGGCATTTTGCATACCTTCCATATGTCGTTGTGAGCGCTTGGCATAGGCTTGTGATACACGATCGAAAATGATGGCTAAGGCGACGATGGCTAAACCATTAAAAAGACCTAATGTGAAGTACTGGTTTGTGATCGATTTAAGTACTGGCTGCCCTAGCCCTTTAACACCGATCATCGATGCAATTACGACCATTGAGAGCGCCATCATAATAGTTTGGTTGATACCGGCCATAATAGTTGGCATTGCTAAAGGGAGTTGAACGCCAAATAGACGTTGAGTAGTGTTGGCCCCATAGGCCGTGGCGGCTTCTAGCACTTCTTTATCCACTAAGCGGATGCCTAGGTTTGTTAAGCGAATAACGGGTGGAATAGCATAGATAATGACGGCAATGACCCCCGGGATTTTTCCGATTCCTAAAAGCATTACTACGGGTATTAGATAGACAAATGCCGGCATGGTCTGCATTACATCGAGCATCGGAGTAATAAGGCTTTGAGCTCTATCTGATCTGGCCATTAAGATACCAATCGGAATACCAAGCGCGATAGCCATTAGTGTGCAGACTGTGATGATACTCATGGTTCGCATGGTGTTTTCCCACATGCCGAAATAACCAATGGCGAGAAATGAAATAACAACTCCCAGACAGAGCTTCCAAGACCGGCATGCCATATAGACAATGGCAGTGACAATAATGATCACCAACCACCATGGGGTGGCGATTAGAAGTTTTTCAAACCAAACCAGAAAAGATAGTAATGGGTCAAAAAATGATTCGATTGACTCGCCATACTCCCTTGAAAAATCACGGTATGCTGAATCTAATGATTTACGAATGCTTGTTAAATCTGCCCTATCCATCTGCGGAAATTTTGTTAACCATGACGACTCAGCCATGCATTGGACCCTCTTATATTTGTTTCAACGAATAGCGTGTAACAGACAACATAAATCCAAAACCTCAACCCACTATGAGCTGAGGTTGTTTTATTCGCTTATAGGTTGGCAAGTGCCTTGCTAATTTTCTCGGCTACTTCTTTAGATACCCAAGGCTTCCAACTCTCTGGATATTCCGTTAGAAAATGCTCCATAGCGACATCTCCATCTGCTTGGTTGTCTTCCATCCACGCCAGTAGTTCATTCATTTGGGAGTTCTTGAATGATCGTTTGGTCAGATAGTCGTATGCTTCAGGGGATTTGCTAGCGAAGGCCTCTGTGGTCACCGTTTGAACCAACGATGGTGGGTACATGGTGACTTTTGGCTCTAAGCAATCTTCTTTCGACGTGCAACGGATAAATTCTTCTTTGTTAACACCTGAACCAAAGTCGACTTTTACCATTTTGTATTTGCCTAGCACTGCTGTTGGTGCCCAATAATATCCGAACCAGGCTTCTTCACGGGCATAGGCTTTAGCGATTGAGCCTGATAAACCTGCACCTGAACCTGGATCAATAAGGTCAAATCCCGCGTCAGATAGTTTTAGTGCCTTAAATAGGTTGCCTGATGAGATCTGACAGTTCCAACCGGCTGGGCAGCCATAAAATGCTGACTTTTCTGGGTCTTCAGGGTGTTTAAACAATG
This genomic window from Alkalimarinus sediminis contains:
- a CDS encoding ABC transporter substrate-binding protein, encoding MKSIFIALPLAVASTFAQADGSCGKVTIADMNWSSASLIANIDQFILEKGYGCDAELVPGDTMPTGTSMIEKGEPDIAPEMWSNAMRKALDKGVEEKRLRFAGNSLSDGGEEGFWVPQYMVDKDPTMATIEGVVKNAALFKHPEDPEKSAFYGCPAGWNCQISSGNLFKALKLSDAGFDLIDPGSGAGLSGSIAKAYAREEAWFGYYWAPTAVLGKYKMVKVDFGSGVNKEEFIRCTSKEDCLEPKVTMYPPSLVQTVTTEAFASKSPEAYDYLTKRSFKNSQMNELLAWMEDNQADGDVAMEHFLTEYPESWKPWVSKEVAEKISKALANL
- a CDS encoding ABC transporter permease, whose product is MAESSWLTKFPQMDRADLTSIRKSLDSAYRDFSREYGESIESFFDPLLSFLVWFEKLLIATPWWLVIIIVTAIVYMACRSWKLCLGVVISFLAIGYFGMWENTMRTMSIITVCTLMAIALGIPIGILMARSDRAQSLITPMLDVMQTMPAFVYLIPVVMLLGIGKIPGVIAVIIYAIPPVIRLTNLGIRLVDKEVLEAATAYGANTTQRLFGVQLPLAMPTIMAGINQTIMMALSMVVIASMIGVKGLGQPVLKSITNQYFTLGLFNGLAIVALAIIFDRVSQAYAKRSQRHMEGMQNA
- a CDS encoding quaternary amine ABC transporter ATP-binding protein, with the protein product MPKPLIQIEGLYKVFGKHPESVMPMVHEGKSKDQILAETGHTLGLKDINMTINKGEIFVIMGLSGSGKSTLIRHFNRLIDPTEGIIKFEDIDVMKLSPKELEKFRRHKMSMVFQRFGLMPHRTVLENVSYGLSIQGVNKRERVAKANEWLETVGLAGYEAQYPAQLSGGQQQRVGLARALCTNAEILLMDEAFSALDPLIRSEMQDQLIELQEKLHKTIIFITHDLDEALRIGDRIAILKDGEMVQQGTPDEILLNPANDYVEAFVKDVNRARALTVENVMKPPSRRITADTIGEALEQMKVLKGDYGYYVNDDGYQGVVTQETLEEAYSDNIDQKLGEEFLEELTAIPEEAILETVIPETLEAEYSLPVIDKDGNLKGELSRRNLADVLGDRERNEDDTETLV
- a CDS encoding PEP-CTERM sorting domain-containing protein, translated to MKGTVRQKKITLMASLLLSSAAFQIENAFAAPILDQSFDASGGGFSQAVYSGQSLAQTFTVGIDGYLDTVGLMLNRQSGTTSGDFTLNVFSTTAGAPDESGTLFFSQTYSVFDLPGTGPFLHSFTDFDTSSANIAVSAGDILAISVTHQGGNDNWLTWDAGSGGYSEGAGFNRNGLTNNLWASDIQNEVDRGFRTFVDTTRVVAVSEVPEPNALSLFGLSLVGLYCYRRRNRSTVKG